In Oncorhynchus nerka isolate Pitt River linkage group LG21, Oner_Uvic_2.0, whole genome shotgun sequence, the following are encoded in one genomic region:
- the LOC135563667 gene encoding uncharacterized protein LOC135563667 isoform X2, whose product MAVIGITFRFSWFCCLLIGGITSSTSTQLQAQLTEEQQKHLASILQKQLDPMPQAPQQVRYPVQIPQQQKQPATGPQQQTELTTMPQKQLAPMDIPQKQPTAMPQQTWYPAQMQQKQPATIHQQVWHPAQFPQQQKQPATEPQQQKEPAAMLQQVWQLAPIPQQPHDVWYPAKMVQKQRAAATRRQKELITMPQQVWYPAQMPQEQKQPATITQQELHPVHVPQQQQEPATVPQQVRYPGQMPQGHLASMPLQQKQPTAMPQQEWHPAPMLQTQLAPMPILQKQPTAILQQTWYPAQMSQQQKQLTTMLQKQPAPMPQPQKEQATLPPQVWHPAQMPQQQKQPATETRQQIEPTAMPQPPQQVWHPNQFPQEQKQPAPMHLPQKELTAIPQQLWQTAQMPQQHKQPAAMLQQVLHLAQKQPAPMPQQPHDVWYPAKMVQKQQVTALTAMPQTHQQVWHPAQSPQQQKQPASTPLPQEQPTAVSQQVWYPAQMSQQRKLHTAMPQQQLTAMPQQKHYQSTEDGASGSAQASIVEQSGVIPIYSYSSKSHYENGRTVFSQIGYTPREAMPVDSGNAPKDGYVSFGAPSIYPPLVKDSARKLLVLLLLQSYGIHIQFYFQKCLVSLK is encoded by the exons ATGGCCGTGATTGGAATCACTTTCAG attttcttGGTTTTGTTGCCTGCTAATTGGCGGGATAACCTCTTCTACATCAA CTCAATTGCAAGCGCAGCTGACCGAAGAACAACAGAAACATCTGGCCTCCATCCTGCAAAAGCAACTGGACCCCATGCCCCAGGCACCTCAGCAAGTGCGGTATCCAGTTCAAATTCCCCAGCAGCAAAAGCAACCAGCTACTGGGCCTCAGCAGCAGACGGAACTGACCACCATGCCCCAGAAGCAACTGGCACCAATGGATATACCGCAGAAACAACCAACAGCTATGCCCCAGCAAACATGGTATCCGGCTCAAATGCAGCAGAAGCAACCGGCCACCATTcaccagcaagtgtggcatccagctCAATTTCCCCAGCAGCAAAAGCAACCAGCTACTGAACCTCAGCAGCAGAAGGAACCGGCCGCCATGCTTCAGCAAGTGTGGCAACTGGCCCCCATTCCCCAGCAGCCTCATGACGTGTGGTATCCAGCTAAAATGGTCCAGAAGCAACGAGCCGCTGCAACTCGGCGGCAGAAGGAACTTATCACCATGCCACAGCAAGTGTGGTATCCAGCTCAAATGCCCCAGGAGCAGAAGCAACCGGCCACCATAACGCAGCAAGAGTTGCATCCAGTGCACGTTCCCCAGCAGCAACAGGAACCGGCCACCGTACCCCAGCAAGTGAGATATCCAGGTCAAATGCCCCAGGGGCATCTGGCCTCAATGCCtctgcagcagaagcaaccgaccgccATGCCCCAGCAAGAGTGGCATCCAGCTCCAATGCTGCAGACGCAACTGGCCCCAATGCCTATCCTGCAGAAACAACCAACAGCTATACTCCAGCAAACATGGTATCCAGCTCAAATGTCCCAGCAGCAGAAACAACTGACTACCATGCTGCAGAAGCAACCAGCCCCAATGCCTCAACCGCAGAAGGAACAGGCCACCCTGCCCCCgcaagtgtggcatccagctCAAATGCCACAGCAGCAAAAGCAACCAGCTACTGAAACTCGGCAGCAAATTGAACCGACCGCCATGCCCCAGCCACctcagcaagtgtggcatccaaATCAATTTCCTCAGGAGCAGAAGCAACCAGCCCCTATGCATCTACCGCAGAAGGAACTGACTGCCATACCCCAACAACTGTGGCAAACGGCTCAAATGCCCCAGCAGCATAAGCAACCGGCTGCCATGCTTCAGCAAGTGTTGCATCTGGCACAGAAGCAACCGGCCCCTATGCCCCAGCAGCCTCACGACGTGTGGTATCCAGCTAAAATGGTCCAGAAGCAACAAGTCACTGCACTGACCGCCATGCCGCAGACTCatcagcaagtgtggcatccagctCAATCTCCCCAGCAGCAGAAGCAACCGGCCTCCACCCCTCTACCGCAGGAGCAGCCGACCGCCGTATCCCAGCAAGTGTGGTATCCAGCTCAAATGTCCCAGCAGCGGAAGCTACACACTGCCATGCCACAGCAGCAACTGACCGCCATGCCTCAGCAGAAGCACTACCAAAGCACTGAAGATGGTGCCTCTGGTAGCGCTCAGGCCAGCATCGTTGAACAGTCGGGTGTCATCCCAATCTATTCCTACAGTTCCAAATCGCACTACGAGAATGGCAGAACTGTCTTTTCCCAAATCGGCTACACTCCTAGGGAGGCAATGCCTGTTGACAGTGGAAATGCTCCCAAGGACGGTTATGTTAGCTTTGGTGCACCAAGCATCTATCCACCACTAGTAAAGGATTCTGCAAG GAAGTTGCTGGTGCTCTTGCTACTCCAGAGTTATGGAATACATATACAATTTTACTTTCAAAAATGCCTTGTCTCTTTGAAATAA
- the LOC135563667 gene encoding uncharacterized protein LOC135563667 isoform X1, protein MAVIGITFRFSWFCCLLIGGITSSTSSSLRSKGYGKYISPTAQLQAQLTEEQQKHLASILQKQLDPMPQAPQQVRYPVQIPQQQKQPATGPQQQTELTTMPQKQLAPMDIPQKQPTAMPQQTWYPAQMQQKQPATIHQQVWHPAQFPQQQKQPATEPQQQKEPAAMLQQVWQLAPIPQQPHDVWYPAKMVQKQRAAATRRQKELITMPQQVWYPAQMPQEQKQPATITQQELHPVHVPQQQQEPATVPQQVRYPGQMPQGHLASMPLQQKQPTAMPQQEWHPAPMLQTQLAPMPILQKQPTAILQQTWYPAQMSQQQKQLTTMLQKQPAPMPQPQKEQATLPPQVWHPAQMPQQQKQPATETRQQIEPTAMPQPPQQVWHPNQFPQEQKQPAPMHLPQKELTAIPQQLWQTAQMPQQHKQPAAMLQQVLHLAQKQPAPMPQQPHDVWYPAKMVQKQQVTALTAMPQTHQQVWHPAQSPQQQKQPASTPLPQEQPTAVSQQVWYPAQMSQQRKLHTAMPQQQLTAMPQQKHYQSTEDGASGSAQASIVEQSGVIPIYSYSSKSHYENGRTVFSQIGYTPREAMPVDSGNAPKDGYVSFGAPSIYPPLVKDSARKLLVLLLLQSYGIHIQFYFQKCLVSLK, encoded by the exons ATGGCCGTGATTGGAATCACTTTCAG attttcttGGTTTTGTTGCCTGCTAATTGGCGGGATAACCTCTTCTACATCAA GCTCACTTAGGTCTAAAGGATATGGAAAATACATCTCTCCAACAGCTCAATTGCAAGCGCAGCTGACCGAAGAACAACAGAAACATCTGGCCTCCATCCTGCAAAAGCAACTGGACCCCATGCCCCAGGCACCTCAGCAAGTGCGGTATCCAGTTCAAATTCCCCAGCAGCAAAAGCAACCAGCTACTGGGCCTCAGCAGCAGACGGAACTGACCACCATGCCCCAGAAGCAACTGGCACCAATGGATATACCGCAGAAACAACCAACAGCTATGCCCCAGCAAACATGGTATCCGGCTCAAATGCAGCAGAAGCAACCGGCCACCATTcaccagcaagtgtggcatccagctCAATTTCCCCAGCAGCAAAAGCAACCAGCTACTGAACCTCAGCAGCAGAAGGAACCGGCCGCCATGCTTCAGCAAGTGTGGCAACTGGCCCCCATTCCCCAGCAGCCTCATGACGTGTGGTATCCAGCTAAAATGGTCCAGAAGCAACGAGCCGCTGCAACTCGGCGGCAGAAGGAACTTATCACCATGCCACAGCAAGTGTGGTATCCAGCTCAAATGCCCCAGGAGCAGAAGCAACCGGCCACCATAACGCAGCAAGAGTTGCATCCAGTGCACGTTCCCCAGCAGCAACAGGAACCGGCCACCGTACCCCAGCAAGTGAGATATCCAGGTCAAATGCCCCAGGGGCATCTGGCCTCAATGCCtctgcagcagaagcaaccgaccgccATGCCCCAGCAAGAGTGGCATCCAGCTCCAATGCTGCAGACGCAACTGGCCCCAATGCCTATCCTGCAGAAACAACCAACAGCTATACTCCAGCAAACATGGTATCCAGCTCAAATGTCCCAGCAGCAGAAACAACTGACTACCATGCTGCAGAAGCAACCAGCCCCAATGCCTCAACCGCAGAAGGAACAGGCCACCCTGCCCCCgcaagtgtggcatccagctCAAATGCCACAGCAGCAAAAGCAACCAGCTACTGAAACTCGGCAGCAAATTGAACCGACCGCCATGCCCCAGCCACctcagcaagtgtggcatccaaATCAATTTCCTCAGGAGCAGAAGCAACCAGCCCCTATGCATCTACCGCAGAAGGAACTGACTGCCATACCCCAACAACTGTGGCAAACGGCTCAAATGCCCCAGCAGCATAAGCAACCGGCTGCCATGCTTCAGCAAGTGTTGCATCTGGCACAGAAGCAACCGGCCCCTATGCCCCAGCAGCCTCACGACGTGTGGTATCCAGCTAAAATGGTCCAGAAGCAACAAGTCACTGCACTGACCGCCATGCCGCAGACTCatcagcaagtgtggcatccagctCAATCTCCCCAGCAGCAGAAGCAACCGGCCTCCACCCCTCTACCGCAGGAGCAGCCGACCGCCGTATCCCAGCAAGTGTGGTATCCAGCTCAAATGTCCCAGCAGCGGAAGCTACACACTGCCATGCCACAGCAGCAACTGACCGCCATGCCTCAGCAGAAGCACTACCAAAGCACTGAAGATGGTGCCTCTGGTAGCGCTCAGGCCAGCATCGTTGAACAGTCGGGTGTCATCCCAATCTATTCCTACAGTTCCAAATCGCACTACGAGAATGGCAGAACTGTCTTTTCCCAAATCGGCTACACTCCTAGGGAGGCAATGCCTGTTGACAGTGGAAATGCTCCCAAGGACGGTTATGTTAGCTTTGGTGCACCAAGCATCTATCCACCACTAGTAAAGGATTCTGCAAG GAAGTTGCTGGTGCTCTTGCTACTCCAGAGTTATGGAATACATATACAATTTTACTTTCAAAAATGCCTTGTCTCTTTGAAATAA
- the LOC135563667 gene encoding uncharacterized protein LOC135563667 isoform X3, whose protein sequence is MAVIGITFRFSWFCCLLIGGITSSTSSSLRSKGYGKYISPTAQLQAQLTEEQQKHLASILQKQLDPMPQAPQQVRYPVQIPQQQKQPATGPQQQTELTTMPQKQLAPMDIPQKQPTAMPQQTWYPAQMQQKQPATIHQQVWHPAQFPQQQKQPATEPQQQKEPAAMLQQVWQLAPIPQQPHDVWYPAKMVQKQRAAATRRQKELITMPQQVWYPAQMPQEQKQPATITQQELHPVHVPQQQQEPATVPQQVRYPGQMPQGHLASMPLQQKQPTAMPQQEWHPAPMLQTQLAPMPILQKQPTAILQQTWYPAQMSQQQKQLTTMLQKQPAPMPQPQKEQATLPPQVWHPAQMPQQQKQPATETRQQIEPTAMPQPPQQVWHPNQFPQEQKQPAPMHLPQKELTAIPQQLWQTAQMPQQHKQPAAMLQQVLHLAQKQPAPMPQQPHDVWYPAKMVQKQQVTALTAMPQTHQQVWHPAQSPQQQKQPASTPLPQEQPTAVSQQVWYPAQMSQQRKLHTAMPQQQLTAMPQQKHYQSTEDGASGSAQASIVEQSGVIPIYSYSSKSHYENGRTVFSQIGYTPREAMPVDSGNAPKDGYVSFGAPSIYPPLVKDSAR, encoded by the exons ATGGCCGTGATTGGAATCACTTTCAG attttcttGGTTTTGTTGCCTGCTAATTGGCGGGATAACCTCTTCTACATCAA GCTCACTTAGGTCTAAAGGATATGGAAAATACATCTCTCCAACAGCTCAATTGCAAGCGCAGCTGACCGAAGAACAACAGAAACATCTGGCCTCCATCCTGCAAAAGCAACTGGACCCCATGCCCCAGGCACCTCAGCAAGTGCGGTATCCAGTTCAAATTCCCCAGCAGCAAAAGCAACCAGCTACTGGGCCTCAGCAGCAGACGGAACTGACCACCATGCCCCAGAAGCAACTGGCACCAATGGATATACCGCAGAAACAACCAACAGCTATGCCCCAGCAAACATGGTATCCGGCTCAAATGCAGCAGAAGCAACCGGCCACCATTcaccagcaagtgtggcatccagctCAATTTCCCCAGCAGCAAAAGCAACCAGCTACTGAACCTCAGCAGCAGAAGGAACCGGCCGCCATGCTTCAGCAAGTGTGGCAACTGGCCCCCATTCCCCAGCAGCCTCATGACGTGTGGTATCCAGCTAAAATGGTCCAGAAGCAACGAGCCGCTGCAACTCGGCGGCAGAAGGAACTTATCACCATGCCACAGCAAGTGTGGTATCCAGCTCAAATGCCCCAGGAGCAGAAGCAACCGGCCACCATAACGCAGCAAGAGTTGCATCCAGTGCACGTTCCCCAGCAGCAACAGGAACCGGCCACCGTACCCCAGCAAGTGAGATATCCAGGTCAAATGCCCCAGGGGCATCTGGCCTCAATGCCtctgcagcagaagcaaccgaccgccATGCCCCAGCAAGAGTGGCATCCAGCTCCAATGCTGCAGACGCAACTGGCCCCAATGCCTATCCTGCAGAAACAACCAACAGCTATACTCCAGCAAACATGGTATCCAGCTCAAATGTCCCAGCAGCAGAAACAACTGACTACCATGCTGCAGAAGCAACCAGCCCCAATGCCTCAACCGCAGAAGGAACAGGCCACCCTGCCCCCgcaagtgtggcatccagctCAAATGCCACAGCAGCAAAAGCAACCAGCTACTGAAACTCGGCAGCAAATTGAACCGACCGCCATGCCCCAGCCACctcagcaagtgtggcatccaaATCAATTTCCTCAGGAGCAGAAGCAACCAGCCCCTATGCATCTACCGCAGAAGGAACTGACTGCCATACCCCAACAACTGTGGCAAACGGCTCAAATGCCCCAGCAGCATAAGCAACCGGCTGCCATGCTTCAGCAAGTGTTGCATCTGGCACAGAAGCAACCGGCCCCTATGCCCCAGCAGCCTCACGACGTGTGGTATCCAGCTAAAATGGTCCAGAAGCAACAAGTCACTGCACTGACCGCCATGCCGCAGACTCatcagcaagtgtggcatccagctCAATCTCCCCAGCAGCAGAAGCAACCGGCCTCCACCCCTCTACCGCAGGAGCAGCCGACCGCCGTATCCCAGCAAGTGTGGTATCCAGCTCAAATGTCCCAGCAGCGGAAGCTACACACTGCCATGCCACAGCAGCAACTGACCGCCATGCCTCAGCAGAAGCACTACCAAAGCACTGAAGATGGTGCCTCTGGTAGCGCTCAGGCCAGCATCGTTGAACAGTCGGGTGTCATCCCAATCTATTCCTACAGTTCCAAATCGCACTACGAGAATGGCAGAACTGTCTTTTCCCAAATCGGCTACACTCCTAGGGAGGCAATGCCTGTTGACAGTGGAAATGCTCCCAAGGACGGTTATGTTAGCTTTGGTGCACCAAGCATCTATCCACCACTAGTAAAGGATTCTGCAAGGTAA